From the Bacteroidia bacterium genome, one window contains:
- a CDS encoding transcriptional repressor — MKIADPKTYFTQYLRNNNLRVTPERFEILDAVMACGGHFDADDLYLKMKSSGSKVSRATVYNTLEKLTLCGIISRYRFGERLARYELMYGNEHHHHIICRSCGRIEEFIDKRVDRFARDAARMMHFDFQDAVLHIYGFCRECVRDGKAVL, encoded by the coding sequence ATGAAAATTGCCGATCCCAAAACCTATTTCACTCAGTACCTGCGCAACAACAATTTGCGCGTCACGCCGGAGCGCTTTGAAATCCTCGATGCCGTCATGGCCTGCGGGGGACATTTCGACGCGGACGATCTGTACCTGAAAATGAAGAGCAGCGGCAGCAAAGTGTCGCGCGCGACAGTGTACAATACGCTGGAAAAGCTCACCCTGTGCGGCATCATTTCGCGCTACCGCTTCGGGGAACGACTGGCACGCTACGAGCTGATGTACGGCAACGAACATCATCATCATATCATCTGCAGATCCTGCGGACGCATCGAAGAATTCATCGACAAGCGGGTGGATCGCTTCGCGCGCGATGCGGCGCGTATGATGCATTTCGATTTTCAGGATGCCGTGCTGCATATTTACGGCTTTTGCAGGGAATGCGTGCGCGACGGAAAGGCGGTACTATGA
- a CDS encoding ferrous iron transport protein A codes for MTLGTLKKGAKARIQGLPEGEIRSQFIRLGIVEGATIRCIDRLPGGTIVLEFSRQEIALSGDLAASITISVA; via the coding sequence ATGACGCTCGGAACACTGAAAAAAGGCGCGAAGGCCCGCATCCAGGGTCTCCCCGAAGGAGAAATCCGTTCGCAGTTCATCCGCCTCGGCATTGTAGAGGGAGCCACGATTCGCTGCATTGATCGCCTTCCGGGCGGAACCATCGTGCTGGAATTCAGCCGACAGGAAATCGCCCTCAGTGGCGATCTCGCCGCCTCCATTACGATCAGCGTCGCCTGA
- a CDS encoding ferrous iron transporter B has product MAAPAVDHNPHRHLMTEVLPADPLKPKIVLVGNPNVGKSVVFNYLSGLYVDVSNFPGTTVEVSKASYLHYEVYDTPGIYGVSSFNDEERVARDIILNADIIINIVDAVHLERDLFLTQQLIDMGKRVGVVVNMMDEARKRKIGIDLAALEEELGVPAVGAVAIKKQGLEQLHELVVHAREGKQKKELHQRLHSMLSSVGSQAEALMVLEGDAVIAERHGIAPAAPDQREELYIDRRNRVNKLLYRVVRDAHAGTRLGAVLGRASVSPWLGFPILAVVLYAIYLFVGVFVAQDVVGVTEGEIGNRIVEFHIKQFVAGNAAVTVTASILDAEGEAVEEREESFPDGLKVDPARWQEVKGWVGARDAEFSFEFGNPWIVLFFGEFGAVTMTFTYLIFLLLPLVLGFYFALSVLEDSGYLPRLATLVDRALRVIGLNGRAVIPIILGFGCVTMATITTRLLGTQREKTIATTILQLAIPCSAQLGVIAALLATAGPEATLVYTGVIFTFLVLVGTVMNRSLPGEISPLLIDLPAMRFPQMSNVLMKTAYKTWFFMKEASPWFFIGALAVSILQVTGALVHIMNALEPLVSGWLKLPREAATAFVMGLVRRDFGAAGLYDLALSPYQTVAALVTITLFVPCVASLMVMLKERGLREGMIIWVGSLVLAMTIGGLVAQALV; this is encoded by the coding sequence ATGGCCGCACCTGCCGTAGACCACAATCCGCACCGCCACCTCATGACCGAGGTTCTTCCCGCCGATCCGCTCAAGCCGAAAATCGTTCTCGTCGGAAATCCCAATGTGGGCAAATCCGTGGTGTTCAATTATCTCAGCGGTCTGTACGTGGACGTATCCAACTTCCCCGGCACGACGGTGGAAGTCTCCAAGGCGTCGTACCTCCATTACGAAGTCTACGACACGCCGGGGATTTACGGTGTTTCCTCATTCAACGACGAAGAGCGTGTCGCGCGGGACATCATCCTCAACGCGGACATCATCATCAATATCGTGGATGCCGTGCATCTCGAGCGCGATCTCTTCCTCACGCAGCAGCTCATTGATATGGGCAAGCGCGTCGGCGTAGTGGTGAATATGATGGACGAGGCGCGCAAAAGAAAAATAGGCATCGATCTCGCCGCGCTCGAAGAAGAGCTGGGCGTACCAGCCGTCGGAGCGGTGGCGATAAAGAAACAGGGACTTGAACAACTCCACGAGCTTGTGGTCCATGCCCGGGAAGGCAAACAGAAAAAGGAATTACATCAGCGACTGCACAGCATGCTTTCCTCCGTCGGCTCGCAGGCCGAGGCGCTGATGGTGCTGGAGGGTGATGCCGTCATCGCGGAACGTCATGGTATCGCTCCGGCCGCGCCGGATCAGCGCGAGGAGCTGTACATCGACCGCCGCAACCGCGTGAACAAGCTGCTCTATCGTGTAGTGCGGGACGCGCATGCCGGGACGCGCCTGGGCGCCGTGCTCGGCCGGGCTTCGGTCAGTCCCTGGCTGGGTTTCCCGATACTCGCCGTGGTGTTGTATGCGATTTACCTGTTCGTGGGCGTGTTCGTCGCGCAGGATGTCGTGGGTGTCACGGAAGGTGAGATAGGGAACCGCATCGTGGAATTCCACATCAAGCAGTTCGTCGCGGGCAATGCCGCCGTCACGGTCACCGCCTCCATACTGGATGCCGAAGGCGAAGCGGTGGAAGAGCGGGAGGAGAGCTTTCCCGACGGACTCAAAGTCGATCCCGCGCGTTGGCAGGAGGTGAAGGGGTGGGTCGGTGCGCGCGATGCCGAGTTCAGCTTCGAATTCGGGAATCCCTGGATTGTACTCTTTTTCGGTGAATTCGGCGCCGTGACGATGACGTTCACCTATCTTATTTTCCTGTTACTCCCGCTGGTGCTGGGCTTTTACTTCGCGCTTTCCGTCCTCGAGGACAGCGGATATCTGCCGCGGCTCGCCACGCTTGTGGACCGTGCGCTCCGCGTGATCGGACTGAACGGGCGGGCGGTGATTCCGATTATCCTCGGTTTCGGTTGCGTCACCATGGCAACGATCACCACGCGACTGCTGGGCACGCAGCGCGAGAAAACGATTGCCACGACCATTCTCCAGCTCGCGATTCCGTGTTCCGCGCAGTTGGGCGTCATCGCCGCACTGCTGGCCACGGCGGGACCGGAAGCGACGCTCGTCTACACAGGCGTGATTTTTACTTTCCTCGTGCTGGTGGGGACAGTGATGAACCGCAGTCTCCCCGGCGAGATTTCACCGTTGCTCATCGATCTGCCGGCCATGCGCTTCCCGCAGATGAGCAATGTGCTGATGAAGACCGCCTACAAGACCTGGTTTTTCATGAAAGAAGCGAGCCCGTGGTTTTTCATCGGCGCGCTGGCTGTGAGCATATTGCAGGTCACCGGGGCGCTGGTGCATATCATGAACGCGCTTGAGCCGCTGGTCTCGGGCTGGCTGAAGCTGCCGCGCGAGGCCGCCACCGCTTTCGTGATGGGCCTTGTCCGCCGCGACTTCGGCGCCGCCGGTCTCTATGATCTCGCCCTGTCGCCCTATCAGACCGTTGCCGCTCTGGTGACGATCACGCTCTTCGTTCCATGTGTGGCCTCGCTCATGGTCATGCTCAAGGAGCGCGGACTGCGCGAAGGCATGATCATCTGGGTGGGCAGTCTCGTGCTTGCGATGACCATCGGCGGCCTGGTGGCGCAGGCGTTGGTGTAA
- a CDS encoding T9SS type A sorting domain-containing protein, which translates to MHTYRQFTLSAALAYFVVVAAIYLLIPTPLPAQEAGGGGQPPEIMWSVMKEIARVRPQNHPMTGWLSAELGDINGDGYADFAVSTYSDTTFVYMGGDSISVWQEPLTYVLGGHSGLRAVDVDGDGRIDLVTSKNTSSKTDPDPKLTGRIRVYLNNGGGTYFSDPPDMVLAGDTSKTTTGLWGALNSGVYHGIELIDFNGDSHIDLLITTRDWKTNDTHYGLFLGPYPWRRQPDHWLSRAAYGEYWKMQGAHLVGDINGDGRTDVLLRCVYRTDSLMTWTSAWGVFLGREHIEQEPLADFTLRKDIGWYFDKYYPAIADLNNDGCDEIFANAFERPYGDLIFSYGRPVITSIAADDTLSNPYDYQTVVSVNAVGDLNGDGTRDIMVGYTGEPFLNSTAFHCYPNKRGTGFKQSAGGFGVQWDWHGIDNSRAFPAGDVNGDGYDDVLLLSRMTRPDHIPGDGGFLIYGGSKKLLGITAPPALPPGPELEVYPNPVLAGRGELHIRLTAEAAEQSTLEIHDITGRRVYSRQHALVPGVQQITIQDVTLQPGYYTIVLTGSTRSAAGVVCQ; encoded by the coding sequence ATGCATACATACAGACAATTCACACTCTCCGCGGCACTGGCATACTTCGTCGTAGTCGCCGCGATCTACCTTCTCATTCCCACCCCGCTGCCCGCCCAGGAGGCGGGCGGCGGCGGGCAGCCGCCGGAGATTATGTGGAGTGTTATGAAGGAAATCGCCCGAGTGCGACCGCAAAATCATCCCATGACGGGTTGGCTTTCCGCCGAGTTGGGGGATATCAACGGCGACGGTTATGCCGACTTCGCCGTGAGCACGTACAGCGACACGACTTTCGTGTATATGGGCGGCGACAGCATCTCTGTCTGGCAGGAGCCGCTGACGTATGTGCTGGGGGGGCACTCCGGCCTCCGCGCGGTGGATGTCGACGGAGACGGGCGTATCGATCTCGTGACTTCCAAGAATACCAGTAGCAAAACCGATCCGGACCCGAAGCTTACGGGCCGGATTCGCGTGTATCTGAATAACGGTGGAGGTACGTACTTTTCCGACCCTCCGGACATGGTGCTGGCGGGAGATACGAGCAAAACCACAACCGGATTGTGGGGCGCGCTGAACAGCGGCGTCTATCACGGCATCGAGCTTATCGATTTCAATGGCGACAGTCACATCGATTTGCTCATCACCACCAGGGATTGGAAAACGAACGATACGCATTACGGACTTTTTCTTGGTCCTTACCCCTGGCGCCGGCAACCGGATCACTGGTTAAGCAGAGCGGCGTATGGTGAGTACTGGAAAATGCAAGGGGCCCATCTTGTTGGCGACATCAACGGCGACGGCAGGACGGACGTGCTCCTTCGATGCGTATACCGCACAGACTCCCTGATGACATGGACGAGTGCCTGGGGGGTGTTTCTCGGCCGCGAGCACATCGAGCAGGAACCGCTTGCGGATTTCACGCTCCGCAAGGACATCGGGTGGTATTTCGACAAGTATTACCCCGCGATCGCGGATCTGAACAACGATGGCTGCGACGAGATTTTCGCGAATGCATTCGAAAGGCCGTATGGTGATTTGATTTTCTCCTACGGGCGTCCCGTCATTACCTCAATAGCGGCGGATGATACGCTTTCAAATCCGTATGACTATCAGACTGTGGTGTCCGTCAACGCGGTGGGCGATCTCAACGGCGACGGTACGCGCGACATCATGGTGGGCTATACCGGCGAACCTTTTCTTAACTCGACCGCGTTCCATTGTTATCCGAACAAGCGCGGTACGGGTTTTAAACAATCAGCCGGGGGCTTCGGTGTCCAATGGGACTGGCATGGTATCGACAATTCCCGAGCTTTCCCCGCGGGCGACGTCAATGGCGACGGTTACGACGACGTGCTGCTCCTCAGCCGTATGACAAGACCCGACCATATTCCGGGTGATGGGGGCTTTCTCATATACGGAGGCAGTAAAAAACTGCTGGGCATTACCGCTCCGCCGGCCTTGCCGCCCGGTCCGGAACTGGAGGTCTATCCCAATCCCGTGCTTGCGGGTCGCGGCGAGCTGCACATACGCCTCACAGCCGAAGCAGCGGAACAGAGCACACTCGAGATCCACGACATCACCGGCCGCCGCGTGTACAGCAGGCAGCACGCGCTCGTACCCGGCGTGCAGCAGATCACAATACAGGATGTTACGCTGCAGCCCGGTTATTACACCATCGTACTCACGGGCAGCACGCGCAGCGCGGCGGGGGTGGTGTGTCAGTGA
- a CDS encoding T9SS type A sorting domain-containing protein — MTSALDTAFAQFPSKFYIGAFWVGGDSQQSWSENPGAIKFLSPYINSSGNPETISLYGLEKPCEIMPQARLRQMDSLGLNLGGFHFNDPNVTVASGRNAIVENLNRTLEVAMTSSDASKNIDICAFTWTTEYEGKGDRIMLHPEDTLDFKVKTGIEDIDYSFEQYNNFDNLSMTGLNLSRCIERGGSGDNCVRISGPCSFSGVPLKRKRELSAFHSAMPSPSDTELNSGLYHVSVVLRADDGAPPPDDDTVLLTVRVTGADGAATVNNNAITTQVLQMVVRGSDFYDGGALRTDPFEVHIGRIELQVDRYTNNAKTPPALDSVLTITDGPLSNRWLRTGSFLTNRLDYWNELHPHRADRNIVKEFDIELAATTDHAFYVDAVCLTSPHSYGLFAPGDGNVLAAHSTARATLDDFMQRLTQYNNGNRLSRVSLITVPEQDPYAGYWRNTRLLQTMIRNYTKDAMGGTTCMAYSAKGCIIDTADMPGLVELHRDMASGYYAYAYDIEYPRWAHETEPNDYYSWSIFGHPGVQPRAGRIWENVYYYRRYAKERKRQNITAPWIPFVQNHSNHSISNFDYDTLRQPNAAELKLMCNLGLAHGAKGLMFYQFNTHGTDPAEAARDSLSLRPLWPQTWEEYKADSTCNLNDPFGSIGFLAGGERPDTVDVHGENKWDSTRKLINDFLRPVGERLLPMTWEMSRSWYAAGGGGERGESKFVSGITTSRMGTSAYTWVDHQDTTLVETAEFKGVGDTTFVFVVNLRTHKEGQRHVCVKLSSQGGTQYKVTDIRNGDVHIVLASDNPDQQSISDGLRLYLDRGEATLLKLEPMGDTTSTFDPCLPSNLYVWRGATLSTTNNQELSFNSGCGIFAEGTFRTAPGTRLQPCIEPWLGVFSRNGGYVELNTTTVVQGSLNVGPLSDALLTDNCEFVECDIALNNLGGNLVSQSTIATSCREYLYQADGETILNGDSVNTWNMLLSQDYAVHVLGGNLYFKRLRLLNQHRGIYTAGNAVVYAGIPGDFTSPRNKIICDNLALHAEEQSYIVAGIESGGTWYYTDNMFQILWSPQTWWPSSQRFHALSNSYIAAQQNFWIHPGAPPAILPDALTSGYVDWIPNLMVNPVPFTGDHQINKLSKGSSGSMSTASTVNDLVKQVLVRIAANDSVGARNALASMISSNALSNAQPHQLNALVRFTRRHSRGQLQSLVTVLDNRNELSCKLILSDLFRGEGLYDDALRTLYSHGFGGVSAQARHAHALKAMTCAMDRRYGYGMGVMALDSLRAQLASDSVYLRFVELYPYLYSGLDAANSARAPKLTESALVYDKPTDCQLLPPYPNPAKNETYVTIRLDDSRSGRLVVYNMHGAVMTEREIRDCSRGTHTFRLNTALWTSGLYVVKLILGAEVLTQKLLLTH; from the coding sequence ATGACCTCCGCGCTCGACACCGCCTTCGCGCAATTTCCCTCAAAATTCTATATCGGCGCATTCTGGGTAGGCGGAGATTCGCAACAGAGTTGGTCCGAAAATCCGGGGGCGATCAAATTCCTCTCACCGTACATCAACAGCTCCGGGAATCCGGAAACCATCTCACTGTATGGTCTGGAGAAACCCTGCGAGATCATGCCGCAGGCGAGGTTGCGACAAATGGATTCGCTTGGATTGAATCTTGGTGGATTTCATTTTAACGATCCAAACGTCACGGTCGCTTCGGGAAGAAACGCCATCGTCGAAAACCTGAACCGCACTCTGGAAGTCGCCATGACCTCGTCCGACGCAAGCAAGAACATAGATATCTGCGCCTTCACCTGGACGACGGAGTACGAAGGGAAAGGCGACAGAATCATGCTGCACCCGGAAGACACTTTGGATTTCAAAGTGAAGACGGGAATCGAAGACATTGACTATAGCTTCGAGCAGTATAATAACTTCGACAATCTCAGCATGACAGGATTAAACCTCTCCCGCTGCATCGAAAGGGGTGGAAGTGGTGACAATTGCGTGCGGATTTCCGGTCCATGTTCTTTCAGCGGCGTACCGCTCAAGCGCAAGAGGGAACTCTCGGCCTTCCACTCGGCGATGCCGAGTCCGAGTGATACGGAATTGAATTCCGGGCTGTATCATGTGTCGGTGGTCCTGCGAGCAGACGATGGCGCTCCACCACCCGACGATGACACTGTGCTACTGACCGTCCGGGTCACGGGGGCGGACGGCGCGGCGACGGTCAACAACAATGCCATAACGACGCAGGTACTGCAAATGGTGGTCCGAGGCAGCGATTTCTACGACGGAGGCGCCCTGCGTACCGACCCTTTTGAAGTGCATATCGGACGAATCGAGCTACAGGTGGACAGGTACACGAATAATGCGAAGACTCCTCCGGCTCTGGATTCGGTGCTTACCATTACCGATGGGCCCTTGTCCAACCGGTGGCTCAGGACAGGTTCATTTCTTACCAACAGGTTGGATTATTGGAATGAGCTCCACCCGCACCGTGCGGACCGGAATATCGTGAAGGAGTTTGACATTGAACTGGCGGCGACAACGGATCACGCCTTCTATGTCGATGCGGTGTGCTTGACCTCACCGCATTCCTACGGTTTATTCGCTCCCGGCGATGGCAACGTCCTCGCGGCACACAGCACCGCCCGTGCGACACTCGATGATTTCATGCAACGCTTAACGCAGTACAACAACGGTAATCGTCTTTCGCGTGTTTCGCTCATTACCGTGCCGGAACAGGATCCCTATGCCGGCTACTGGAGGAACACGCGCCTGCTCCAGACAATGATCCGGAATTACACCAAGGATGCAATGGGCGGCACGACATGCATGGCCTATTCGGCAAAAGGATGCATCATCGATACGGCCGACATGCCCGGATTGGTAGAGTTACACCGTGACATGGCCTCGGGCTACTACGCGTACGCGTACGACATTGAGTATCCGCGCTGGGCGCATGAAACCGAACCCAACGATTATTATTCGTGGAGCATCTTCGGCCATCCCGGGGTTCAGCCGAGAGCAGGTCGAATTTGGGAAAATGTGTACTACTATCGGCGGTACGCGAAGGAACGCAAGAGGCAGAACATAACAGCGCCGTGGATTCCCTTTGTCCAGAATCACAGCAATCACTCGATTTCGAACTTCGACTACGATACTCTTCGGCAACCAAACGCGGCCGAGCTTAAACTGATGTGCAACCTCGGACTCGCGCATGGTGCGAAGGGCCTTATGTTCTATCAGTTCAATACGCATGGCACCGATCCCGCCGAGGCGGCTCGTGACAGTTTGTCGCTTCGTCCCTTGTGGCCACAGACCTGGGAAGAGTACAAAGCCGATTCCACATGCAATCTCAACGATCCGTTCGGCTCAATCGGCTTCCTTGCCGGCGGCGAGAGGCCGGACACGGTCGATGTCCATGGCGAGAACAAGTGGGATTCGACGCGGAAATTGATCAATGATTTCCTGCGGCCCGTGGGCGAGCGCTTGCTGCCCATGACCTGGGAAATGAGCAGATCCTGGTACGCCGCCGGCGGCGGCGGAGAGCGGGGCGAGAGCAAGTTCGTGTCGGGAATCACGACGTCGCGCATGGGCACGTCGGCCTATACGTGGGTGGATCATCAGGACACAACCCTGGTTGAAACCGCGGAGTTCAAAGGAGTCGGCGACACGACCTTCGTCTTCGTGGTAAACCTGCGTACGCACAAGGAGGGGCAGCGCCATGTTTGCGTCAAACTCAGCTCCCAGGGCGGTACGCAGTATAAGGTGACGGATATACGAAACGGGGATGTCCACATCGTCCTTGCTTCCGATAACCCCGATCAGCAATCGATTTCCGACGGACTCCGATTGTACCTCGATCGCGGAGAGGCGACGCTTCTAAAACTCGAGCCGATGGGCGATACCACGAGCACGTTCGATCCCTGTTTGCCGTCGAATCTGTACGTCTGGCGCGGCGCTACATTGAGCACGACGAACAATCAGGAACTCTCCTTCAACAGCGGGTGCGGGATATTCGCGGAGGGGACGTTCCGCACGGCTCCGGGTACGCGTCTGCAGCCCTGTATCGAGCCATGGCTTGGCGTATTCTCGCGTAACGGCGGATACGTCGAACTCAACACCACCACGGTGGTGCAGGGAAGTTTGAATGTCGGTCCGCTGTCGGACGCGCTGCTCACGGACAACTGCGAATTCGTGGAATGCGACATCGCTCTGAATAACCTGGGCGGCAATCTCGTATCGCAATCCACCATAGCGACATCCTGCAGGGAGTATCTGTACCAAGCCGATGGAGAGACCATTCTCAATGGCGACAGCGTCAATACCTGGAATATGTTGCTCAGCCAAGATTATGCGGTGCACGTACTGGGCGGAAATCTCTATTTCAAGAGACTTCGCCTACTCAATCAACACCGTGGCATCTATACTGCCGGAAACGCGGTGGTGTACGCCGGGATACCCGGTGATTTTACTTCACCGAGGAACAAGATCATCTGCGACAATCTGGCATTGCATGCGGAAGAACAGTCCTATATTGTCGCGGGCATTGAATCGGGCGGCACCTGGTACTACACCGACAATATGTTCCAGATACTGTGGAGTCCCCAAACCTGGTGGCCCTCGTCGCAAAGATTTCATGCCCTGTCCAATTCGTATATAGCCGCGCAGCAAAATTTCTGGATCCATCCGGGTGCGCCTCCGGCAATACTTCCCGACGCACTCACCTCGGGATATGTCGATTGGATACCGAACCTCATGGTCAATCCCGTACCGTTCACGGGAGATCACCAGATTAACAAGCTGTCAAAAGGTTCGTCAGGTTCCATGAGCACCGCATCGACGGTGAATGATCTGGTAAAGCAGGTCCTCGTGCGGATTGCCGCGAACGATTCCGTTGGCGCCAGAAACGCCCTCGCTTCGATGATCTCGTCGAATGCGTTGAGCAATGCGCAGCCCCATCAGCTCAATGCGCTGGTGCGCTTCACGCGACGGCACAGCCGCGGACAACTGCAGAGTTTGGTCACCGTGCTCGACAACAGAAACGAGTTGTCCTGCAAACTGATACTTTCCGATCTGTTTCGCGGCGAGGGGCTCTACGACGACGCGTTGCGGACCTTGTACTCCCACGGCTTCGGCGGCGTCTCCGCGCAGGCGCGGCATGCGCATGCGCTGAAGGCGATGACCTGTGCCATGGACAGGCGATATGGCTACGGAATGGGTGTCATGGCGCTGGATTCATTGCGGGCGCAGCTTGCGAGCGACTCCGTGTACCTGCGTTTTGTGGAACTCTACCCCTACCTGTATTCCGGTCTCGATGCCGCGAACTCGGCCCGCGCACCGAAGTTGACCGAAAGCGCCCTTGTGTACGACAAGCCGACGGACTGCCAACTTCTGCCGCCGTATCCGAATCCCGCGAAAAACGAGACCTACGTCACGATACGACTTGACGACAGCAGAAGCGGCCGCCTCGTGGTATACAACATGCACGGTGCCGTCATGACGGAGCGGGAGATACGGGACTGCTCCCGCGGCACGCATACCTTCCGGCTCAACACCGCGCTGTGGACGTCGGGATTGTATGTTGTCAAACTTATACTCGGCGCGGAAGTACTGACGCAAAAACTGTTGTTGACTCACTAG
- a CDS encoding DUF1015 family protein, which produces MATFRPFRAYRPKPEFAAEVAAKPYDVLNSDEAREEVKGHPLSFLHVGKPEVDLDPSIDIHDAVVYEQGKTNLWKLINDGVLFQDEQPCVYLYAQTMGEHTQYGLVGCAAVEEYWNDTIKKHEHTRKDKEEDRCNHVRITNAHSGPIFLTYPDNAGIDAIVDNVKAAPPVTDHVAPDGIRHQTWVIADQPTVQRLQELFAAIPSLYVADGHHRSAAAAIVGRERAAANPEHKGDEEYNFFLAVYFPAGQLRIMDYNRVVKDLNGLSKEEFFAKLGEHFTLTKADAQVRPAQKGEFGLYIDGEWYSMRAGAALLDNPDPVARLDVAILQHQVLSPILGIADPRTDKRIDFVGGIRGLGELERRVHSGEMVLAFSMHPTSITELMAIADAGEIMPPKSTWFEPKLRDGLFVHFLD; this is translated from the coding sequence ATGGCAACCTTTCGTCCTTTCCGCGCTTACAGACCCAAACCCGAATTCGCGGCCGAAGTGGCCGCAAAACCCTATGACGTGCTCAATTCCGACGAAGCGCGCGAGGAAGTGAAAGGGCATCCCCTCTCCTTTCTGCACGTCGGCAAACCCGAAGTGGATCTCGATCCCTCCATCGACATTCACGACGCGGTGGTGTACGAACAGGGCAAGACAAATCTCTGGAAACTCATCAACGACGGCGTTCTTTTTCAGGATGAACAGCCCTGCGTATACCTCTATGCACAGACCATGGGCGAGCACACGCAGTACGGACTCGTCGGCTGCGCGGCTGTAGAGGAGTACTGGAATGACACGATCAAAAAGCACGAGCACACGCGCAAAGACAAGGAAGAAGACCGCTGCAATCACGTGCGCATCACCAACGCGCATAGCGGACCCATATTCCTGACCTATCCCGACAATGCCGGCATCGACGCCATTGTTGACAACGTGAAAGCCGCTCCTCCCGTTACCGATCATGTCGCTCCCGACGGCATCCGCCACCAGACCTGGGTGATCGCGGACCAGCCGACAGTGCAACGTCTCCAGGAGTTGTTCGCAGCCATTCCTTCGCTGTATGTGGCCGACGGACACCACCGTTCCGCCGCAGCCGCCATCGTTGGTCGCGAGCGCGCCGCCGCCAATCCCGAGCACAAGGGCGACGAAGAGTACAACTTCTTCCTCGCCGTGTACTTCCCCGCCGGTCAGCTTCGCATCATGGATTACAACCGCGTGGTGAAGGATCTCAACGGACTGAGCAAGGAGGAGTTTTTCGCGAAGCTCGGTGAGCATTTCACATTGACAAAAGCGGACGCGCAGGTCCGTCCCGCGCAGAAAGGCGAGTTTGGCTTGTACATCGACGGTGAATGGTACAGCATGCGGGCCGGTGCCGCACTGCTGGACAATCCCGATCCCGTGGCCCGTCTCGACGTCGCAATACTGCAGCATCAGGTGCTGAGCCCCATACTTGGCATTGCCGATCCCCGCACCGACAAGCGCATCGATTTCGTGGGCGGCATCCGCGGGCTGGGCGAGCTTGAGCGCCGCGTACACTCGGGCGAGATGGTGCTGGCCTTCAGCATGCATCCCACGTCCATCACCGAACTCATGGCCATCGCCGACGCCGGCGAGATCATGCCGCCCAAATCCACCTGGTTCGAGCCGAAACTGCGCGACGGCCTCTTCGTGCATTTCCTCGACTGA
- a CDS encoding D-2-hydroxyacid dehydrogenase, translating to MKILITDGISPDGAAMLRNAGHDVVEQKLTPEELLQQIPAYDALLVRSASKVPAAVIDAGTNLKVIGRGGVGLDNIDVAYAKSKGIAVLNTPGASSVSVAELAIAHMFACCRFIAQSNVVMRKGEWPKKEFSKGIELTGKTLGLFGLGNIGRETAKRALGLGMNVIAHDPFITSTDLNVALVDKEALIGQADFISLHIPLDKQAGPAIGAAELDKMKNGVVIVNCARGGVVDEAALLDALNSGKVRAAGIDVFVNEPVTEAQTALINHPNVSVTPHIGASTVEGQDRVGAEIAQRVIDAFNA from the coding sequence ATGAAAATCCTCATCACCGACGGCATCTCCCCTGACGGAGCTGCCATGCTCCGCAACGCCGGCCATGACGTCGTCGAGCAAAAACTTACTCCCGAAGAACTCCTTCAGCAGATTCCCGCGTATGACGCGCTGCTCGTGCGCTCCGCTTCGAAGGTCCCTGCCGCCGTCATCGACGCCGGCACGAATCTGAAAGTCATCGGCCGCGGCGGCGTGGGACTCGACAACATCGACGTCGCCTATGCGAAGAGCAAAGGCATCGCCGTCCTGAACACCCCCGGCGCCTCGTCCGTCTCCGTCGCCGAGCTGGCCATCGCGCATATGTTCGCCTGCTGCCGTTTTATCGCGCAGAGCAACGTGGTCATGCGCAAGGGCGAGTGGCCGAAGAAGGAATTCAGCAAAGGTATCGAACTCACCGGCAAAACGCTCGGCCTCTTCGGTCTCGGCAATATCGGCCGCGAAACCGCAAAGCGCGCCCTCGGCCTCGGCATGAACGTCATCGCGCATGATCCGTTCATCACTTCTACCGACTTGAACGTCGCGCTCGTCGACAAAGAAGCTCTGATCGGTCAGGCCGATTTTATCAGTCTGCACATACCGCTCGACAAGCAGGCCGGACCCGCCATCGGCGCCGCCGAGCTCGATAAAATGAAGAACGGCGTCGTGATCGTGAACTGCGCCCGCGGCGGCGTGGTGGACGAAGCGGCCCTGCTCGACGCGCTCAACAGCGGCAAGGTACGCGCGGCCGGCATCGACGTATTCGTCAACGAGCCCGTCACCGAAGCGCAGACCGCGCTGATCAACCATCCCAATGTGTCCGTCACGCCGCATATCGGTGCCTCCACCGTCGAAGGACAGGACCGCGTCGGCGCCGAAATCGCGCAGCGTGTCATTGACGCGTTCAACGCCTGA